The Fusarium keratoplasticum isolate Fu6.1 chromosome 8, whole genome shotgun sequence genome includes a region encoding these proteins:
- a CDS encoding putative dipeptidyl-aminopeptidase B yields the protein MSSALSPEGDRRYSDDSLSSVSTTSLVFERIQEKTEMDADKDKEKDPRALDDEDPLRDDDDLETGPFLGPGASLHREPMDKGLRRILIIVAVVFIGGWLAGLGIFIASGSYHHESDTEHDPDANSRGSGKSLSMDQLFDGTWSPKYHSISWIAGPKGEDGLLLEVGASNKPYIVVEDIRSDKNVATRDDAKTKASNSRTLMENPFFEYNGKQYSPQWSEPSPDLTKVLLGVSRKKNWRHSFSAIYFVLDVETQEAEPLVPDQVDARIQLASWSPKSDAVSFTRENNLYIRRLTGDKGVTQITKDGGPEYFYGIPDWVYEEEVFSGRSATWWSDDGKYLAFLRTNETGVPEYPVQFFIERPSGTTPEEGEEAYPEVEQIKYPKAGAHNPVVDLQFYDIGKKDTFSVEIDGAFADDDRIINNLLWAGDKAIVKQTNRVSDILKVVLVDVPSRKGKTINTINVDEIDGGWFEISHKMAYIPADPKNGREHDGYVDSVIHEGYDHLAYFTPLDNSEPIMLTEGKWEVDDAPSAVDLANNLVYFVAAKESSIQRHVYSVKLDGSDLQALTDPKTEAYYDASFSKGAGFVFLSYRGPKIPTQKVISTPVSASSYERIIEDNAELADRARRHELPILKYGTLDLDDGVKVNYVERRPPHFDAKKQYPVLFHQYSGPGSQSVTKRFAVDFQAYVAAALGYLVITVDPRGTGFLGRKHRVTVRSKLGVHESHDHIAAAASFASRPYVDAERLAIWGWSYGGFTTLKTLEQDAGRTFSYGMAVAPVTDWRFYDSIYTERYMRTPQDNPDGYDLSKVANATALGQNKRFLLMHGVADDNVHFQNSLTLLDDLDLAGVENYDVHVFPDSDHSIYFHNGNRIVYDKLRNWLINAFNGEWLKVSNPQPHKDPVEKEKRHMGPQALV from the exons ATGTCGTCGGCATTATCCCCTGAGGGCGACCGTCGCTACTCGGACGATTCGCTTTCCTCGGTTTCCACCACGAGCCTCGTATTTGAGAGAATACAGGAAAAGACAGAGATGGAcgccgacaaggacaaggagaaggacccTCGCGccctcgacgatgaggatcCCCTCAGggacgatgatgaccttgagaCGGGTCCGTTCCTCGGTCCTGGGGCTTCGCTTCACCGTGAGCCCATGGACAAGGGATTGCGACGGATTCTGATCATTGTCGCCGTCGTCTTTATCGGTGGATGGCTCGCCGGTCTCGGCATCTTTATCGCATCGGGTTCATACCATCACGAGAGTGACACCGAGCACGATCCGGATGCCAATTCGCGTGGTTCGGGCAAGTCTCTTTCCATGGACCAGCTTTTCGACGGTACCTGGTCGCCCAAGTACCATAGCATTAGCTGGATCGCCGGCCCCAAGGGAGAGGAcggcctgcttctcgaggtcgggGCCAGTAACAAACCCTACATCGTCGTTGAGGATATTCGCAGTGACAAGAATGTTGCGACGCGCGATGACGCAAAGACCAAGGCTTCCAACTCTCGCACTCTCATGGAGAACCCCTTTTTTGAATACAACGGCAAGCAGTACTCCCCTCAGTGGTCTGAACCCAGCCCAGACCTAACCAAGGTCCTCCTCGGTGTCTCCCGGAAGAAGAACTGGCGACACTCTTTTAGCGCCATCTACTTTGTCCTCGACGTCGAGACCCAAGAGGCTGAGCCTCTCGTCCCGGACCAAGTCGATGCCAGAATCCAGCTCGCTTCATGGAGCCCCAAGAGCGACGCCGTCTCCTTCACCAGGGAGAACAACCTCTACATCCGCCGCCTGACAGGTGACAAGGGCGTTACCCAGATCACCAAGGATGGCGGCCCTGAGTACTTTTACGGTATTCCTGACTGGGTGTATGAGGAAGAAGTCTTCAGCGGACGCAGCGCTACTTGGTGGTCCGACGATGGCAAGTACCTGGCCTTCCTCCGCACCAACGAGACAGGCGTCCCTGAGTATCCCGTTCAATTCTTCATTGAGCGTCCAAGTGGCACAACCCctgaggagggtgaggaggcaTATCCCGAGGTGGAACAGATCAAGTACCCCAAGGCTGGTGCCCACAACCCGGTCGTGGATCTGCAGTTTTACGACATTGGCAAGAAGGACACTTTCTCTGTCGAGATTGACGGCGCATTTGCTGATGATGACCGTATCATTAACAACCTCCTCTGGGCCGGtgacaaggccatcgtcaAGCAGACCAACCGTGTCAGCGACATTCTCAAGGTTGTCCTCGTAGACGTTCCTTCTCGCAAGGGCAAGActatcaacaccatcaacgtCGATGAGATTGACGGCGGTTGGTTCGAGATCTCTCACAAGATGGCCTATATCCCTGCCGATCCTAAGAATGGCCGTGAGCACGATGGATACGTCGACTCTGTCATTCATGAGGGCTATGACCATCTTGCCTACTTCACGCCGCTTGACAACTCCGAGCCCATCATGCTCACAGAGGGCAAGTGGGAGGTCGACGATGCGCCCTCGGCTGTGGATCTCGCAAACAACCTTGTCTACTTCGTCGCCGCAAAGGAGTCGTCCATCCAGCGTCACGTCTACTCGGTTAAGCTCGACGGTAGCGACCTCCAAGCTTTGACGGACCCCAAGACGGAGGCCTACTATGAcgcttccttctccaagggAGCCGGCTTCGTCTTCCTATCTTACCGCGGCCCCAAGATTCCTACACAAAAGGTCATCTCGACACCGGTGAGCGCTTCTTCGTACGAACGCATCATCGAGGACAACGCTGAGCTCGCCGATCGCGCCCGTCGCCACGAGCTTCCCATCCTCAAGTACGGCACTTTGGACCTCGACGACGGTGTCAAGGTCAACTACGTCGAGCGCCGCCCGCCTCACTTCGATGCTAAGAAGCAGTACCCCGTCCTCTTCCACCAGTACTCGGGCCCGGGCTCCCAGTCCGTCACCAAGCGCTTCGCCGTCGACTTCCAGGCCTACGTCGCCGCTGCCCTGGGCTACCTGGTCATCACCGTGGACCCCCGTGGCACCGGCTTCCTCGGCCGCAAGCACCGCGTTACGGTCCGCTCCAAGCTCGGTGTCCATGAGTCTCACGACCacatcgccgccgccgcttccTTTGCATCCCGGCCCTACGTCGACGCCGAGCGCCTCGCCATCTGGGGCTGGTCCTATGGCGGCTTCACCACCCTCAAGACTCTTGAGCAGGATGCCGGCCGGACTTTCAGCTACGGCATGGCCGTCGCCCCTGTTACGGATTGGCGCTTCTACGACAGCATCTACACGGAGCGCTACATGCGCACACCCCAGGACAACCCCGACGGCTACGACCTGTCCAAGGTCGCCAACGCCACCGCCCTCGGGCAGAACAAgcgcttcctcctcatgcATGGTGTTGCAGATGACAATGTCCACTTCCAGAACTCGCTCACcctgcttgatgatcttgatcttgcgGGCGTTGAGAACTATGATGTTCATGTTTTCCCAGACAGTGACCATAGCATTTATTTCCACAATGGCAACCGCATTGTTTACGATA AACTCCGAAACTGGctcatcaacgccttcaacGGCGAGTGGCTCAAGGTCTCGAATCCCCAGCCACACAAGGATCCAGTCGAGAAGGAAAAGCGTCATATGGGCCCCCAGGCATTGGTTTAG
- a CDS encoding MFS domain-containing protein has protein sequence MTTTITEKLRDEPRGSAAGHEKTDSQSDAPTLHEPEQDGVDRAPGDGTPKDEEKEWVVGWKLASLMISITLAAFLMLLDMSIIVTAIPQITSDFHSLQDIGWYGSSYNLASAALQPLSGKLYTYFNTRWLFLGFLFLFELGCLICGVAQNSITLIMGRTIAGIGSSGIQNGALTMIAASVPLHKRPALVGILMAGAQLGLVIGPLLGGAFTEYTTWRWCFYINLPIGAVCTALILFVHVPDRRVQTTDTARQIITSKLDLTGFVLFAPFTVMFLLALQWGGIDYSWDSATIIGLFCGGGALFAIFMYWEYRVGDGAMIPIPVIRTRQVWTACLTQLFLFSTIIVASYYMPIYFQSIKEATPFESGVDMLPSILSQLAAAISSGFLAQKVGYYLPFATTSAVLSAVANGLFSTMGPHTRTATWAGYQILAGFARGLGMQMSIIAVQAHTSPEMTSVATAVLVFSQTFGGAIFVSIANVIFNNKLHDELVSRLPNLDVNKIIDAGASGVRQVVSTKDLPEALMSYSNAVNATFYLAVAASCAMFFTSFGIGWKDIRKKAPAKVGDA, from the exons ATGACTACGACAATCACCGAAAAGTTGCGGGACGAGCCTCGTGGCAGTGCTGCTGGCCATGAAAAGACCGACTCTCAATCCGATGCCCCTACGCTACATGAGCCGGAGcaagatggtgttgacagGGCCCCTGGAGATGGTACGCCAAAGGACGAGGAAAAGGAGTGGGTTGTAGGATGGAAGCTCGCGAGTTTAATGATTTCCATTACTCTTGCTGCTTTCCTGATGCTCTTGGATATGTCCATCATTGTTACT GCCATCCCTCAGATCACGTCCGATTTCCACTCGCTACAAGACATAGGATGGTATGGCAGTTCATACAATCTTGCCAG CGCTGCTCTACAACCCCTTTCTGGCAAACTATACACATACTTCAACACAAGG TGGCTCTTCCTGGGCTTCCTGTTCCTCTTCGAGCTAGGGTGTCTTATTTGTGGCGTCGCCCAAAACTCCATCACGTTGATCATGGGACGAACCATTGCCGGCATTGGCAGCTCGGGAATCCAAAACGGAGCACTCACCATGATTGCGGCCTCGGTCCCTCTGCATAAGCGCCCTGCTTTGGTAGGAATCCTCATGGCTGGTGCTCAACTTGGCTTGGTTATTGGACCTTTGCTTGGTGGTGCGTTTACCGAGTACACaacttggcgatggt GCTTCTACATCAACCTTCCGATCGGCGCCGTCTGTACTGCTCTCATCTTGTTCGTCCATGTTCCTGATCGTCGAGTCCAAACCACCGATACGGCCCGCCAGATCATCACCTCCAAGCTCGATCTCACCGGATTCGTCCTATTCGCCCCTTTTACCGTCATGTTCCTGCTCGCCCTCCAGTGGGGCGGCATCGACTACTCATGGGACTctgccaccatcatcggGCTGTTttgcggtggtggtgctcttttcgccatcttcatgtACTGGGAGTACcgggttggcgatggcgctATGATTCCTATCCCCGTCATCCGGACGAGGCAGGTCTGGACTGCGTGTCTGACACAGCTGTTTCTCTTCTCCACCATCATTGTGGCTTCGTACTATATGCCCATCTACTTCCAGTCCATCAAGGAGGCGACGCCGTTCGAAAGTGGTGTCGATATGCTTCCCAGTATCCTTAGCCAGCTGGCAGCTGCTATCTCGAGTGGTTTTCTTG CTCAAAAAGTAGGATACTATCTGCCCTTTGCTACCACGAGTGCAGTACTCTCCGCTGTCGCCAATGGACTGTTCAGCACCATGGGCCCCCATACTCGAACCGCCACTTGGGCCGGTTACCAGATCCTGGCTGGTTTCGCTCGCGGATTGGGCATGCAGATGTCCATCATCGCAGTACAAGCTCACACAAGCCCCGAGATGACCTCAGTCGCGACCGCAGTTCTGGTTTTTTCCCAAACTTTTGGCGGAGCCATCTTTgtctccatcgccaacgtcatcttcaacaacaagctCCACGACGAGCTCGTCTCACGACTTCCAAACCTCGACGTGAATAAAATCATCGACGCGGGTGCCTCTGGTGTTCGACAGGTTGTGTCAACAAAGGATCTCCCCGAGGCTTTGATGTCTTACTCCAATGCTGTGAACGCAACCTTTTACCTCGCTGTGGCAGCGTCTTGTGCCATGTTCTTTACTTCGTTTGGTATTGGATGGAAGGATATTCGGAAGAAGGCTCCTGCAAAGGTGGGAGATGCTTAG
- a CDS encoding Clathrin heavy chain: MAPLPIKFQELVQLANVGVDTQSIGFNSCTLESDSYVCVREKKSEAAQPEVVIIELKNGNNVTRRPIKADSAIMHWNRQVIALKAQSRTLQIFDLEQKKKLKSCTMNEDVQFWKWISENELGLVTTSSVYHWNVYDAGQDAPVKVFERNANLNGCQIINYRVNTDGKWMVVVGISSQQGRVVGAMQLYSKDRGISQAIEGHAAAFGTLRLEGAPQDTKLFSFAVRTATGAKLHIVEVDHAESNPVFQKKAVDMFFPPEATSDFPVALQISQKYGVVYMVTKYGFIHLYDLETASCIFMNRISSETIFTTCTDNDSSGIVGINRKGQVLFVTIDDTNVIPYLLQNPANTEMAIKMASRAGLPGADNLYARQFEQLFNSGNYLEAAKIAANSPRGFLRTAETIEKFKRLPAQPGQMAFTLQYFGMLLDKGALNKYETIELAQPVLQQNRKHLLEKWLKEGKLDCSEQLGDMVRPYDVGMALTIYLKADVPQKVVAGFAETGQFDKILPYSAQTGYQPDYIQLLQHITRVNPEKGAEFASALANSEQGPLVDFERVCDIFQGQGLIQQATAFLLDALKENKPEHARLQTRLLEMNLMHAPQVAEAILGNEMFTHFDKSRIAQLCEQANLPQKALELYEDPESIKRVIVNIPGSPNFNPEWLTTFFGKLSVEQSLDCLDAMMKSNIRQNLQSVVTIATKYSDLLGAVRLIDLFEKYKTAEGLFYYLGSVVNLSEDPDVHFKYIEAATKMGQFNEVERLCRDSNVYNPEKVKNFLKEAKLPEQLPLIIVCDRFNFVHDLILYLYQNQQFQAIESYVQRVNPSRTPEVIGGLLDVDCDENIIKQLLTTVNAQSISIDQLVSEVETRNRLKLLLPFLEATLQAGNTQQAVFNALAKIYIDSNNNPEKFLKENDQYDTLTVGKYCEKRDPNLAYIAYSKGQNDLELVNITNENSMYRAQARYLLERSDNQLWGFVLSENNIHRRSVVDQVTATAVPEANDPAKVSVAVSAFLENDLPLELIELLEKIVLEPSPFSDNENLQNLLLFTAAKADKARVMDYIHKLDNYNADDIAASCIEVGLFEEAFEIYKKADNKSAAVDVLIDNVVSIDRAQAYGEEVDLPEVWSKVAKAQLDGLRVADGIESYIKAEDPRNYLEVIEIATHAGKNEELVKYLRMTRKTLREPAIDTALAFCYARLDQLSELEDFLRGTNVANIEESGDKAYEEGLYEASKIFYTSISNWAKLATTLVHLSDYQAAVECARKANNIKVWKQVHEACVEKKEFRLAQICGLNLIVDAEQLQTLVKEYERNGYFDELISLLEQGLGLERAHMGMFTELGIALSRYHPDRLMEHIKIFWSRMNMPKMIKACEEANLWPELVFCYYHYDEFDNAALAVIERPENSWDHQQFKEIVVKVANLEIYYRAIKFYVEQHPSLLTDLLATLTPRIDVNRVVKIFQKNDDLPLIKPFLLNVQSQNKRVVNEAVNDLLIEEEDYKTLRDSVQNYDNYDATELANRLEKHDLIFFRQIAASIYRKNKRWEKSIALSKQDKLYKDAIETAALSAKIDIVSDLVQYFVDIGHRECYTGMLYACNELIRPDLVLELSWRHGLMDFSMPYMINLLCQQTKELATLKADNEARKAKEKEQEKTEDNTPILGASRLMITAGPTGMGSSPSPAPYGQANGFAPQPTGYGY; encoded by the exons ATGGCGCCCCTACCCATCAAGTTTCAGGAGCTTGTCCAGCTCGCCAACGTCGGCGTGGACACTCAGAGCATCGGCTTCAACTCCTGC ACACTCGAGTCCGACTCGTACGTCTGCGTGCGAGAAAAGAAGAGCGAGGCCGCCCAACCCGAAGTTGTTATTATCGAGCTCAAGAATGGTAACAATGTTACTCGTCGGCCAATCAAGGCCGACAGTGCCATCATGCACTGGAACCGACAAGTCATTGCCCTCAAGGCTCAGTCTAGGACACTCCAGATCTTTGATCtcgagcagaagaagaagctcaagtcgTGTACCATGAACGAGGATGTTCAGTTCTGGAAGTGGATCAGCGAGAACGAGCTTGGTCTCGTCACAACGTCCAGCGTCTACCACTGGAACGTCTATGACGCTGGCCAGGACGCTCccgtcaaggtctttgagcGTAATGCCAACCTCAAC GGCTGCCAGATCATCAACTACCGAGTCAACACTGATGGCAAGTGGATGGTCGTTGTTGGTATTTCATCGCAGCAAGGCCGCGTGGTCGGTGCCATGCAACTCTACTCTAAGGACCGAGGAATCAGCCAGGCCATCGAGGGTCATGCTGCTGCCTTTGGCACCCTGCGATTGGAGGGTGCTCCCCAAGACACCAAGCTTTTCAGTTTTGCTGTGCGGACAGCAACTGGCGCCAAGCTGCacatcgtcgaggtcgatCACGCCGAGTCGAACCCAgtcttccagaagaaggctgtcgACATGTTCTTCCCTCCGGAAGCTACTAGCGATTTCCCCGTCGCCCTTCAGATCTCCCAGAAGTACGGTGTCGTCTACATGGTCACCAAGTACGGTTTCATCCACCTTTACGACCTTGAGACTGCCTCGTGCATCTTCATGAACCGAATCTCGAGCGAGACCATCTTCACAACATGCACCGATAACGACTCGTCGGGCATCGTCGGTATCAACCGAAAGGGTCAAGTCCTTTTCGTTACCATCGACGACACCAACGTCATCCCTTACCTCCTCCAGAACCCTGCCAACACCGAGATGGCCATCAAgatggcttcaagagctGGCCTTCCTGGCGCCGATAACCTCTATGCTCGTCAGTTCGAGCAGCTCTTCAACTCTGGCAACTACCtggaggctgccaagattgCTGCCAACTCGCCCCGAGGCTTCCTGCGAACCGCCGAGACGATAGAGAAGTTCAAGCGCCTGCCTGCTCAGCCCGGTCAGATGGCCTTCACCCTTCAATACTTCGGAATGCTTCTCGACAAGGGTGCCCTGAACAAATACGAGACTATTGAGCTGGCCCAGCCTGTTCTCCAGCAGAACCGCAAGCACCTGCTTGAGAAGTGGTTGAAGGAGGGCAAGCTGGACTGCTCCGAGCAGCTCGGTGACATGGTTCGCCCCTACGATGTTGGCATGGCCCTCACTATTTACCTGAAGGCCGATGTTCCCCAGAAGGTTGTTGCCGGTTTCGCTGAGACTGGCCAATTCGACAAGATTCTCCCTTACTCGGCCCAGACTGGCTACCAGCCTGATTacatccagcttctccagcacATCACCCGCGTCAACCCCGAGAAGGGCGCCGAGTTCGCCAGCGCTTTGGCCAACAGCGAGCAAGGCCCCTTGGTCGACTTTGAGCGCGTGTGCGACATCTTCCAGGGTCAGGGTCTGATCCAGCAGGCCACTGCCTTCCTGCTCGATGCtctcaaggagaacaagcctGAGCATGCTCGTCTCCAGACTCGCCTTCTGGAGATGAACCTGATGCATGCTCCTCAGGTCGCTGAGGCCATCCTGGGCAACGAGATGTTCACTCATTTCGACAAGTCCCGCATTGCCCAGCTCTGCGAGCAGGCCAACCTCCCCCAGAAGGCCCTCGAGCTCTACGAGGACCCCGAGTCTATCAAGCGTGTTATTGTCAACATTCCTGGTTCTCCCAACTTCAACCCTGAGTGGCTGACTACCTTCTTTGGCAAGCTCTCTGTTGAGCAGTCTCTGGACTGCCTcgatgccatgatgaagagcaACATCCGCCAGAACCTGCAGTCTGTTGTGACCATCGCAACTAAGTATTCCGATCTTCTCGGGGCCGTTCGTCTGATCGACCTCTTTGAGAAGTACAAGACTGCTGAGGGTCTCTTCTACTATCTTGGTAGCGTCGTGAATCTGTCAGAAGACCCCGATGTGCACTTCAAGTACATCGAGGCTGCCACTAAGATGGGCCAGTTCAACGAGGTCGAGCGGTTGTGTCGCGATAGCAACGTGTACAACCCTGAGAAGGTGAAGAACTTCCTCAAGGAGGCTAAGCTCCCCGAGCAGCTTCCTCTGATCATTGTCTGCGACCGCTTCAACTTCGTCCATGACCTGATTCTGTACCTCTATCAGAACCAGCAGTTCCAGGCCATTGAGTCGTATGTTCAGCGTGTCAACCCTAGTCGAACTCCTGAGGTTATTGGCGGTTTGTTGGATGTCGACTGTGACGAGAACATTATCAAGCAGCTCTTGACCACTGTGAACGCCCAGTCGATCAGCATTGATCAGTTGGTTTCCGAGGTCGAGACACGAAACCGACTCAAGCTTCTACTGCCCTTCCTCGAGGCTACCCTCCAGGCTGGCAACACGCAGCAGGCCGTGTTCAACGCTCTTGCCAAGATCTACATCGactccaacaacaaccctGAGAAGTTCCTCAAGGAGAACGACCAGTACGATACCCTCACTGTTGGAAAGTACTGCGAGAAGCGAGACCCCAACCTGGCCTATATTGCCTACTCTAAGGGCCAGAATGATCTGgagctcgtcaacatcaccaacgagAACTCTATGTACAGAGCTCAGGCTCGATACCTGCTTGAGCGTTCTGACAACCAGCTTTGGGGATTTGTGTTGAGCGAGAACAACATCCACCGCCGCTCCGTTGTCGACCAGGTCACTGCCACGGCTGTTCCTGAGGCCAATGACCCTGCCAAGGTGTCCGTGGCTGTGTCTGCCTTCCTTGAGAACGATCTTCCCCTCGAGCTTattgagcttctcgagaaGATTGTTCTGGAGCCCTCACCTTTCAGTGACAATGAGAACCTTCAGAACCTGCTTCTGTTcaccgctgccaaggctgacaAGGCTCGTGTGATGGACTACATCCACAAGCTCGACAACTACAATGCCGACGATATTGCCGCCTCCTGCATTGAGGTTGGTCTCTTTGAGGAGGCTTTTGAGATCTACAAGAAGGCCGATAACAAGTCTGCCGCCGTCGATGTCCTCATTGACAACGTCGTCAGCATTGACCGTGCCCAGGCTTatggtgaggaggttgaccTGCCCGAGGTCTGGAGCAAGgtcgccaaggcccagctTGATGGTCTTCGAGTCGCCGACGGTATTGAGTCCTacatcaaggctgaggaccCCAGGAACTACCTTGAGGTCATTGAGATCGCCACCCACGCCGGCAAGAACGAGGAACTTGTCAAGTATCTCCGTATGACTCGCAAGACTCTCCGTGAGCCTGCCATCGACACGGCTCTTGCTTTCTGCTATGCCCGACTCGACCAGCTCAGCGAGCTCGAGGACTTCCTCAGAGGCACCAATGTCGCCAACATCGAGGAGTCTGGTGACAAGGCTTACGAGGAGGGTCTCTACGAGGCCTCCAAGATCTTCTACACCAGCATTTCCAACTGGGCCAAGCTGGCCACCACCTTGGTCCACCTCAGTGACTACCAGGCTGCTGTCGAGTGCGCCCGCAaagccaacaacatcaaGGTGTGGAAGCAGGTGCACGAGGCTTGcgtggagaagaaggagttcCGATTGGCTCAGATCTGCGGTCTCAACCTGATCGTCGACGCTGAGCAGCTCCAGACTCTGGTTAAGGAGTACGAGCGCAACGGCTACTTCGATGAGCTCATCAGCCTTCTCGAGCagggtcttggccttgagcgtGCCCACATGGGCATGTTCACCGAGCTGGGCATTGCTCTCTCCAGGTACCACCCCGACCGCCTCATGGAGCACATCAAGATCTTCTGGTCTCGTATGAACATGCCAAAGATGATCAAGGCCTGTGAGGAGGCAAACCTCTGGCCTGAGCTCGTCTTCTGTTACTACCACTACGACGAGTTCGACAACGCCGCTCTTGCTGTCATTGAGCGGCCCGAGAACTCTTGGGACCACCAGCAGTTCAAGGAGATCGTCGTCAAGGTTGCCAACCTGGAGATCTACTACCGCGCTATTAAGTTTTACGTGGAGCAGCACCCATCTCTGCTCACCGATCTCCTGGCCACCCTCACTCCTCGCATTGATGTCAACCGTGTTGTCAAGATCTTCCAGAAGAACGATGACCTTCCTCTCATTAAGCCTTTCCTCCTCAACGTGCAGTCACAAAACAAGCGTGTGGTGAACGAGGCTGTCAACGACCTTCtcatcgaggaagaggattaCAAGACTCTTCGCGACTCTGTCCAGAACTACGACAACTATGATGCCACTGAGCTGGCCAACCGCCTGGAGAAGCACGACCTGATCTTCTTCCGCCAGATCGCTGCCAGCATCTACCGCAAGAACAAGCGCTGGGAGAAGTCGATTGCTCTGTCCAAGCAGGACAAGCTGTACAAGGATGCCATCGAGACTGCTGCTCTGTCCGCCAAGATCGATATTGTCAGCGACCTCGTTCAATAC TTTGTCGACATTGGCCACCGCGAATGCTACACTGGCATGCTCTACGCCTGCAATGAGCTCATCCGACCTGACCTCGTCCTTGAGCTCTCTTGGCGCCACGGCCTCATGGACTTCTCCATGCCTTACATGATCAACCTTCTCTGTCAACAGACTAAGGAGCTCGCCACGCTCAAGGCTGACAACGAGGcccgcaaggccaaggagaaggagcaggagaagaCGGAAGACAACACCCCCATCCTGGGCGCTTCTCGACTCATGATCACTGCTGGGCCTACCGGCATGGGCTCCAGCCCCTCGCCTGCGCCTTACGGTCAAGCCAACGGCTTCGCACCGCAGCCCACCGGCTACGGCTACTAG